One genomic window of Medicago truncatula cultivar Jemalong A17 chromosome 1, MtrunA17r5.0-ANR, whole genome shotgun sequence includes the following:
- the LOC25485758 gene encoding LOW QUALITY PROTEIN: phosphoglucan, water dikinase, chloroplastic-like (The sequence of the model RefSeq protein was modified relative to this genomic sequence to represent the inferred CDS: substituted 1 base at 1 genomic stop codon): protein MQWINTGQIPCFEDGGHHRPNRHAEISRLIFRKLEQHTSRKDISPQEVLVIRKIHPCLPSFKAEFTASVPLTXIRDIAHRNDIPHDLKTQIKHTIQNKLHRYAGPEDLVATEAMLAKITKNPGEYSETFVEQFKIFHRELKDFFNAGSLAEQLESIYESMDEYGMSALNSFFECKKNMDGAVESTASKEQGINPLFKTMESLNALRDIIVKGLESGLRNDAPDSAIAMRQKWRLCEIGLEDYSFVLLSRFLNVLEVMGGASWLAANLESKNVNSWNDPLGALIIGVHQMKLSNWKPEECGAIENELIAWSARGLSESEGNEDGKKIWTLRLKATLDRSKSLTEEYTEELLKIFPQKVEMLGKALGIPENSVKTYTEAEIRAGVIFQVSKLCTLLLKAVRSTLGSQGWDVIVPGAVLGTLVHVERIVPGLLPSPVEGPIILIVNKADGDEEVTAAGRNIVGAILKQELPHLSHLGVRARQEKVVFVTCEDEKIADIQRLIGSCVRLEASAAGVNLTLSSSVDLDGNSSVESAVDDNISGVDVPAFSAGRISKYSQGASSTEVILLPDAETQTSGAKAAACGHLSSLSSVSGKVYSDHGVPASFQVPSGAVLPFGSMELELEKSNSTEIFKSLLDKIETTKLEGGELDGLCHQLQELISSLKLSKDIIENIGRMFPSNARLIVRSSANVEDLAGMSAAGLYESIPNVSPSNPTVFADAIGQVWASLYTRRAVLSRRAAGLPQKEASMAILIQEMLSPDLSFVLHTMSPTDQDNNSVEAEIASGLGETLASGTRGTPWCISCGKFDGLVQTLAFANFSEELLVRGAGPADGEVIHLTVDYSKKPPTVDPVFRRQLGQRLCAVGFFLERKFGCPQDAEGCLVGKDIYIVQTRPQPQ from the exons ATGCAGTGGATAAACACAGGGCAAATACCATGTTTTGAAGATGGAGGTCACCACCGTCCCAATAGGCATGCTGAAATTTCAAGGCTTATATTTCGCAAGTTAGAGCAACATACAAGTCGAAAGGATATATCTCCACAG GAAGTTCTAGTTATTCGAAAGATTCATCCATGTTTGCCATCATTCAAGGCAGAATTCACTGCATCTGTTCCTCTAACTTGAATCAGAGATATTGCTCACCGAAATGACATCCCACATGACCTCAAG aCACAAATTAAACATACAATACAAAACAAGCTTCACCGTTACGCTGGTCCTGAAGACTTGGTTGCTACAGAAGCCATGCTTGCTAAAATCACAAAGAACCCTGGAGAATATAGTGAAACATTTGTGGAGCAGTTCAAGATATTTCATCGAGAACTCAAAGACTTCTTTAATGCTGGcag TCTTGCTGAACAGCTAGAATCAATATATGAATCTATGGATGAATATGGCATGTCAGCACTTAATTCATTTTTCGAGTGCAAAAAG AATATGGATGGTGCAGTAGAATCAACAGCTTCAAAAGAACAAGgaattaaccctttatttaaaACCATGGAGTCTTTGAATGCTTTGAGAGATATTATTGTAAAGGGTCTTGAAAGTGGCCTCAGGAATGATGCTCCAGATTCTGCAATAGCTATGCGCCAAAAG TGGCGCCTCTGTGAGATTGGGCTTGAGGACTACTCATTTGTTCTTTTGAGCAG ATTTCTCAACGTGCTTGAAGTTATGGGAGGTGCTAGCTGGCTAGCTGCAAATTTGGAGTCAAAGAATGTAAACTCTTGGAATGATCCACTTGGAGCCCTTATTATTGGAGTCCACCAGATGAAATTATCTAACTGGAAACCAGAAGAATGTGGTGCTATTGAAAATGAGCTTATTGCATGGAGTGCAAGAGGCCTTTCAGAAAGCGAAG GAAATGAAGATGGCAAGAAGATTTGGACATTGAGGCTGAAAGCTACTCTTGATAGATCAAAGAGTCTTACTGAGGAATATACCGAAGAACTTCTTAAGATATTTCCTCAAAAAGTGGAG ATGCTAGGAAAAGCTCTAGGAATCCCTGAAAACAGTGTCAAAACATATACAGAAGCGGAGATTCGTGCTGG tgtaatttttcagGTTTCAAAACTATGTACTCTTCTTCTAAAAGCTGTGAGAAGTACGCTTGGTTCTCAAGGTTGGGATGTCATAGTTCCAGGAGCTGTTTTAGGAACATTGGTTCAT GTTGAAAGAATTGTTCCTGGGTTGTTACCGTCTCCAGTGGAAGGTCCTATTATCCTCATTGTTAACAAAGCTGATGGTGATGAAGAG GTAACAGCTGCTGGGAGGAACATAGTGGGAGCTATACTTAAGCAAGAGTTGCCTCACTTATCTCATCTAGGTGTTAGGGCCCGACAG GAAAAGGTCGTCTTTGTCacttgtgaagatgaaaaaattgCTGATATTCAAAGGCTTATTGGGTCATGTGTAAG GTTGGAAGCATCCGCCGCTGGTGTTAATCTGACATTGTCCTCTTCAGTTGACCTTGATGGCAATTCTTCTGTTGAAAGTGCTGTTGATGATAATATCTCTGGGGTTGATGTTCCTGCTTTCTCTGCTGGTAGAATCTCCAAATATAGTCAG GGTGCTTCTTCTACTGAAGTTATCTTGCTTCCTGATGCTGAGACACAGACTTCCGGTGCAAAGGCGGCTGCATGTGGTCACTTGTCATCATTGTCTTCAGTTTCTGGTAAAG TTTACAGCGATCATGGGGTGCCTGCATCCTTTCAGGTTCCTTCTGGGGCAGTTTTACCATTTGGATCCATGGAATTGGAGCTAGAGAAGAGCAACTCCACTGAAATATTCAAGTCTTTACTGGACAAGATAGAAACAACAAAACTGGAGGGTGGTGAACTTGATGGTCTATGCCACCAACTCCAGGAATTGATTTCTTCCCTGAAGCTATCAAAAGACATCATTGAAAACATTGGAAGAATGTTTCCAAGCAATGCACGATTGATTGTTCGATCCAGCGCCAATGTGGAGGACTTGGCTGGAATGTCAGCAGCTGGACTTTACGAATCAATACCCAATGTGAGTCCTTCCAATCCAACAGTCTTTGCAGATGCCATTGGCCAAGTATGGGCTTCACTGTACACGCGAAGGGCAGTATTGAGCCGCCGAGCTGCTGGCCTGCCTCAGAAGGAAGCTTCAATGGCAATTCTGATCCAAGAAATGCTTTCACCAGATCTATCATTTGTACTGCATACTATGAGCCCAACAGACCAGGATAACAATTCTGTGGAGGCTGAGATTGCTTCTGGCCTTGGTGAAACTCTAGCTTCAGGAACCCGGGGTACACCATGGTGTATATCATGCGGGAAATTTGATGGGCTTGTTCAAACACTGGCTTTTGCAAACTTCAGCGAGGAGTTGCTTGTTCGTGGTGCAGGGCCTGCGGATGGGGAGGTCATTCATTTGACGGTGGATTACAGCAAGAAACCACCGACAGTTGACCCAGTTTTCCGTCGACAACTTGGTCAACGCCTTTGTGCAGTTGGGTTTTTCCTCGAGAGAAAGTTCGGATGCCCACAGGATGCGGAAGGATGTCTTGTTGGAAAAGACATTTATATTGTTCAGACAAGGCCCCAACCCCAGTAG
- the LOC112417490 gene encoding UPF0235 protein At5g63440 codes for MPKRTTHTYSSEDAAPEGPHSDLFVYYCKHCGSHVLITDTQLQKMPRRNTDRAYVLDKTKHLARFNIHEAGNVLLKRGQGKLEKQFRMNCIGCGLFVCYRSQQDFDSSSFIYVLDQALSTVAAETNPQDAPVPPCISTLEGGLVQLAIEVEDRAHRSAITRVNADDVRVTVAAPAARGEANNELLEFMGKVLGLRLSQMTLQRGWNNKSKLLVVEDLTARQVYEKLLEAVQP; via the exons ATGCCGAAGAGGACGACCCATACATACTCAAGCGAGGATGCAGCTCCTGAGGGCCCACACTCCGATCTCTTCGTTTATTACTGCAAACACTGCGGATCCCATGTTCTCATCACTG ATACCCAGTTGCAGAAAATGCCTCGAAGAAACACTGACAGAGCTTACGTTTTGGATAAGACCAAACATCTTGCAAGATTCAATATTCACGAAGCTGGCAACGTTCTCTTAAAGCGTGGCCAAGGCAAACTCGAGAAACAATTCCGCATGAATTGCATCGGTTGCGGTCTCTTTGTTTGCTATCGCTCTCAACAAGACTTCGATTCTTCCTCTTTCATTTATGTTCTTGACCAAGCACTCAGTACTGTTGCTGCTGAAACCAACCCACAGGATGCTCCCGTTCCACCCTGCATTTCCACTCTTGAAGGTGGTCTTGTTCAACTTGCTATTGAAGTTGAAGATCGTGCTCACCGCTCCGCAATCACCAGAGTAAATGCTGATGATGTTCGTGTCACTGTAGCTGCTCCTGCTGCTCGTGGAGAAGCTAACAATGAACTTTTGGAGTTTATGGGAAAGGTTTTAGGTTTAAGATTGAGTCAAATGACTCTTCAGAGAGGATGGAATAACAAGTCAAAGCTTCTTGTG GTGGAGGATCTCACTGCTAGACAAGTTTATGAGAAACTTTTGGAGGCTGTGCAACCTTGA